DNA from Nitrospira sp.:
CTGTCGGCCCTCGCGGATTGCGGGCAACCGATCCCTGCGCAGCCAACATCCGATAATAGTCGTACCGATACCAATCGCTGGTCCACTCCCAGACATTGCCCGCCATATCGGAGAGCCCATAGCCGTTGGGTGAAAAGGATGCGACAGGGGCGGCATGCTGGTACCCATCCTCTTTCGTGTTCTTGTCGGGGAAATGCCCTTGAAATGTATTGGCCATGAACTTCCCCTTCGGTTTCAGCTCATCGCCCCAGGGATAGGGTTTGCGGTCGAGACCACCGCGTGCGGCTGATTCAAACTCGGCCTCGGTGGGCAGGCGCTTCCCGGCCCAGGTTGCATAGGCCAGCGCGTCTTCGTAGGCGATATGGACAACGGGATACTGTCCACGGTCTTTGATGTGGCTCTGCGGTCCCTCCGGATGGCGCCAGTTCGCTCCCTTCACATAACTCCACCATTGGAAATGATCGTTCAGTCGTACAGGACTGTCAGGCGGCGAGAAGACGACCGAGCCCGCTACGAGATTCTCCGGCGGCGCGCCGGGAAAATCCTCCGCCCGCGGCGCCCGCTCGGCGATCGTCACGTACTTGGTCGCCTGCACGAATCGCGCGAACTGCTCGTTCGTGACTTCGGTCTTGTCCATCCAAAACCCCTCGATGTACACCCGATGCCAGGGCTGCGCATCCGGGAACTCATCGGCGCCCATCCAAAACTCGCCGCCGGCTATCCAGACCATTCCGTCCGGCGCCGGGCCGGGCGGGGCTGGTTTCTTTTGCGTTGATGCTGGGACCGGTTGGGCCCTTGAGATTTCGACGGCAGAGGCCTCTTTGCCGGCAGATTGAGAATCGCGATTCGCTTTGGCGGACGAGATGCCCATGTCGCAGGTCATGGCGGTCGGGGCCGCTGACGACCGCGAACTGTCGTAAAACCAGTGCCAAAAACCTGCGACGACGAGCCCGCCGAATACAACCGTCGAAACCACCCATGAGAGCCGCGACATGGTCGGCATTGTCTCTTCTGTTGATCTGCTGAAGCAAGATCATTCTGCGGCAGGTTTCTTGAGACAAGCCACCCACTCGTGGCGTCAAGAAATGAGTTGCCCTTCTCACCAGCCGCATCCACGATACTTAGCCAACTCACCCTGCCTTACCTCTTCCGTGCTCCTTCCCTGGGAGGCGGAGGAAGCAGGAACGGCAGGCGACTTTATGGCGTGTACCAAATCGGCGACGTGTAGGCCCTTTCCTGAAGTACCATTGCGGTGC
Protein-coding regions in this window:
- a CDS encoding formylglycine-generating enzyme family protein, which produces MPTMSRLSWVVSTVVFGGLVVAGFWHWFYDSSRSSAAPTAMTCDMGISSAKANRDSQSAGKEASAVEISRAQPVPASTQKKPAPPGPAPDGMVWIAGGEFWMGADEFPDAQPWHRVYIEGFWMDKTEVTNEQFARFVQATKYVTIAERAPRAEDFPGAPPENLVAGSVVFSPPDSPVRLNDHFQWWSYVKGANWRHPEGPQSHIKDRGQYPVVHIAYEDALAYATWAGKRLPTEAEFESAARGGLDRKPYPWGDELKPKGKFMANTFQGHFPDKNTKEDGYQHAAPVASFSPNGYGLSDMAGNVWEWTSDWYRYDYYRMLAAQGSVARNPRGPTDSFDPSEPGVKKKVHKGGSFLCTDQYCARYIAGGRGKGELDTGTNHLGFRLVKGAD